A region of the Carya illinoinensis cultivar Pawnee chromosome 16, C.illinoinensisPawnee_v1, whole genome shotgun sequence genome:
CATGCTATTCACTAGAATTTGACTAAAAGGTACAGGGaaagctttttattttttatttttttaaagttatggaTAGACTCTCTTtgataaaagaagaattagacaTCCTTAATGCAAGCTATTCGGGTCCTTTATCTTTTGCTTTTTAAGCAAAATTATTCTAGAGAGAAAAAGCCACCTCTCGTACTGGGGCCAGTCATAATTTTGTCAACAGTTCTTGCGATTATGACAGGGGGCCCTTTAtactttgtttttgcttgtttgGCCTTACCCTTGATTCCTTATCGTAATATTCATCTCAAATCACTGAAAATGCTTAACCTAGAACACTTTGCCAAAGCATATTGTGCAGCCATTAGTAGTATGTTCTTTCTTCTTGTGTTTCTTCAAATTTAATTGATTTCTGTTTGGCAAGTTACTCTATCCCGTACAACACTgtataatatgaaaataagaacAGCAAATTCAGCTCAATTTTCCATCTAAATTCTCTTTAATTTCCTTGGTGTGGTGGAAACGTGAGGTTGCTCTTTCTACACATATTTGCGGCTTAGGTATTGTTTTAAGTTGCAGACTAGTGATTCTGGAGAATGTaagaaatttcataaatatatttttaccccACTGGTGAATATGCAATATCAGACTATCCTCATGTTGATAACTCTTGAAATAAGGTTGCGACCATTTTTGGCACCCAAAGTAGAATTTTCTTGTACTTGATTTGCAAACTTGGCATATGAATTTCTCATGGATATTCACATGAGCGTCACAAATAAGAAGACCTAAACGGCATGAGTGATCCATCTTTGATCCATCCAGGATAATCAAATAGAAAAACTAGCCTCGTGTTTGTGTTAAGGACCTTATGAAATGGGACAGGTGGGTGTAAATTTGCCAGGGAAGCAGAGTGCAAGGTGCTCACAACCGTCATTTTTGGTGTGAGAAGCCATGGCTCTAATGAATTGCATCATTTACCTCATGTATTAATTATTCTGTGGCTTTGGTTTTATGCGTCCCGATCTCCCAATCCTTTACAAATTAACATGTCACACCCAATTTCACATTATTATTGCTGTTGTCCGTtcaaattagtaaaataaaattaaaaaaatggatttcTTATATCTTTATATGGTTGTGGACCCTGTGTACATTGGTGAGGCAACTTTACCGTCCACAGCGTTGCTTCTTTTCAGCCAAATCCTGGCAAGCTCCCCCAGTTTGATTACTATTCTTGATTTGACCTATTATTATAAAAACTGCTTGCTAACAAAATGAAAGACAGCAAGGTAGAGAAGAAAGGGACTAGCAAGTGAGAACATGAATTGGGGAGAAAATGCTTGCTGTTGCCTATCTTAGACATTGTGTGAAAATCTGTACAATAATCATTTATCTTGGTGCTTAAAGGAATAAACATATATCGATCGACGTCGTTTacctttttcactttttctataGGAGCTGGGGAATACTTTCTTTAACTATAGCCTACTGTTGGCAACTCTATACTTTGTGGATTCTAGTTCAGCTACATGAGGCAGTTCCAGGAAAGCGGTACAACAGATATGTGGAGCTTGCAGAAGCAGCCTTTGGTGAGAATCCATTTCAACATAAACTTTTGTTAGATAACATTTTAAATGTTCCCTCTTTCTTGAAGATGATTACCATAaacaacttataaattaaaaagcacACAGACAGATTGTGAATGCTCATTAAACAGGGCtgattatttacatttattcCTTGCCTGCTCATATAACATTGACCATTCCATTTATCACAATAGTCAGATGATTGCATGTATGCTAATTTCATTTTTGACAGGCCCCTTCTGCATATATGACAATGGTCAAGTAAATTACtgtcatatgaaaaaatgttcatCTCATATTTTGCTCTTTGCTTCCTAAAATTTAGCATTTGCAACAATTATGGTAGGACTATTGTAGATATCTAATTCGAAAGTACTCATTGATTACTTCTATATTGAACCCTTTTGAGTGCAGAAGAAACTAAACCATAACGGGGAGCTGGTGAAGCATGATGCCTTTActgatttcattttaaattagaATTACGTGAAAGCACAATCTTACCATATTTCCTAAAGCATCTAATATTAGAAGTATATATGAGAACCATGGTTGATATTCAAGTGGTTTACTAGTATCTGCTGATGAAAGAGGAAATAAaatcaactcacaatgaaaaatatttatcaaatttcataaacttctTGAAAGTGTGGCTACAATGAGTATATAAAGCAAACCCTaattaaaaccctagactaaaataaAACCCTTTTCTCAAAAATACCCCTGGCCAAAAATATCCCCCCAAAGAAACCCTAGGCACCCCAAAATAAGATCCTTTCCCAAATTGCCCTAGTTCATAAAAATAAGACATGTGGGCCAACcatcctcaagcccaattattctatactaattcctataactaataaaataagccattttaatgaaataaacaagtccaaggCCCTCAATCTCATAAACATAACaataagcccatcttgaatgtttcGTGTCTTGCTAGCTTCATTCCAAGTgaattgcaccaatccttacaTTGTCTCTTTGATCTTCTTGGCACTTGaccttgtaattggcccatctagaatttgcaaaggatctttaagacttggtccaccttggtgcTCATTAGATGATATTCTTTGTTTTGCAGGGGAAAGATTGGGTCTCTGGCTTGCTCTCTTCCCAACTATTTATTTATCAGCTGGAACTGGAACAGCTTTGATTCTTATAGGAGGGGAGACCATGAAACTATTTTTCCAGATAGTTTGTGGGCCACTCTGTTCATCTAATCCCCTTACAACAATAGAGTGGTATCTGGTGTTTACTTCTCTATGCATTGTTCTATCTCAGCTCCCGAACCTCAATTCAATTGCTGGACTTTCACTAATAGGGGCTGTGACAGCAATCACTTACTGCACCATGGTGTGGGTCCTCTCTATAAGCCAACAAAGGCCACCAGCAATATCATATGAACCCCTTTCACTGCCATCCTTCACCTCTTCTGCCTTTTCAGTCATGAATGCACTTGGAATTGTTGCTTTTGCTTTCAGAGGACACAATTTAGCATTGGAGATCCAGGTATGCACTCTGCGAGGGATGAAGAGATAAAATTTACTAATACCCTTGCAGCCACGTCCAAAGTCGTCATTAGTTGAATTTGTGCATCTTGTTCATCTTATGAAGTTCATTTGGCTTCTGTCAGGCAACTATGCCATCAACATTTAAGCACCCAGCTCATGTGCCTATGTGGAAAGGAGCCAAAGTTGCATATTTATTCATTGCCATGTGCTTGTTCCCCGTTGCCATTGGAGGCTTTTGGGCTTATGGAAACCTTGTAAGTATCTAATTGAACTACTCTTGAAATTGATTAATCAATAATATCATGGTAATTTACTAGTATCAGAagcaaaatttctttaaaactaTGCATACAATAGAGGTGAATGTTTTTCAGTCTGTCTCATAGAAGATTCCACCGTGTCAACAGGTTTTGTACAAAAGAATTAGATagtttcttacttatcaaaacagAATTAGATATATTcttagaattatatttaaattatgtattaaaaTAACCATTCTGTGTTAATTTGGCTTTCGGTACAAGTGATGGTTTTTCATTATATCAAACTAGGTGGTTTGAGTTTGAACCTTGTCTCTACTCTGTATCTTCAATTTAAATTGGAAATTTCACGTGATCCCAACTTGTTGCTGGAGACAAAGAGTTTGAACTTACATGTGAAAATGAGATCTAGAATGATTAAATGATGATTTCATCATTTTCCCATCAAGTTGTAGGCTTTTTGGACCCATTTTCATTTAGCTTCGGTGAGGAATTTGAATGAAACAATTTTGGGGGACATGCTAAAAGAAATAGCTTTTAAGCAGTTTGTGTAAATTCAAGATAGGTGTTCTAACATCCTTCTTTCATTTAAAGCAGAGAACAACCTGATTCGGGAAGGTGAGTTAACTTGTATTTAATTACTCCCATATGGTTAGTGGTAAGGATGCAGCCCATGTGaccaatgcatgcatgcactttTTTGTCTTCTGTAAATGCacttgttaaaatataatttaaataattactgataaaaaaatacaatttaaattattaaattttttgcaTCCAATCAAGGCTTTTAGAGCAAGTGATGATTTAACATGATGTCAAAGCATAGGTCTTGAATTCAAACCTAACTTTACATTTCACTagatctaaataaaatattcaacATGTTTGGCACACTTATAAAAGGAGAGTCTGACCCAACATGAGAATgagtgttaagatataatttAAATTCCCATCAGCTTATGCTTTTTGGACAATTGGTGATTTAACAGATTGTGGAGTGTATTGTTGGCATTATATAGACTGTCACATTACTGCAGACTTGACTTGCGTCTCCTGTTTTATCTAAATACTCTAGTTTTCAGAATGTCGATGATAAAGTTTTTGGTGACTTCATGAAATATTCCCCAATCAGGATGAAGCTATCGATGTCCAGTGGCCTGTTAATTTTCCTTCACTTGCTTGACCTCCATAGTGGGTTTTTGGTCTTCACCCTTTTGTTTACTTAGTTCATGGAAGCCTTTTATTTTTGTCCCTCTTTGTGCCCAGTATTTGACAACTTGTGAAAGCGATACTGTGGTGTTCGTGGTTACATACTTTGAAACAATCACAAAATAATGACATTTCAGTAAGGATgaaaatgctatttttttttatgataatgaTGAAAAAACTAATTCACCAGAACATTAATCAATGACTTTATCCGAGATAATCTTCCTTACCATATACTTATAGTTCTATGGATATTAATTTATGCAAGCAAATTATTGATTAGTCTTTTATAAGATTCTCAAATGTATGCCGTAGCATCACGAAGATATTTTGGTTGGATTCAATATGCTGTTTCTTCTTGCAGATGCCATCAGGAGGGATTCTTAATGCCTTGTTTGCCTTTCATAGTCAGGACATCCCGAGAGGACTTCTTGCTATAACTTTTCTGCTAGTCGTGTTCAACTGTTTGAGCAGTTTCCAGATATACTCCATGCCTGTTTTTGACAGTTTTGAAGCCAGCTACACCAGCCGAACCAACCGCCCTTGCTCGATCTGGGTCAGATCCGGTTTTCGTGTATTCTATGGATTTATAAACTTCTTCCTAGGGATTGCTCTCCCTTTTCTCTCCAGTATTGCTGGTCTGTTAGGAGGACTCACTCTTCCTGTCACATTTGCTTACCCTTGCTTTATGTGGGTTCTTATAAAAAAGCCTACAAAATACAGCTTCAATTGGTACTTCAATTGGATCCTTGGTTGGCTAGGGATTGCTTTTAGCTTGGCCTTTTCTATCGGAGGTATTTGGAGCATGGTGAACAGTGGACTCAAATTGAAATTCTtcaagcccatttgagatttgGTCAAAGAAAGCTAAAAATGCCATCTGAGTTCTGTAGAACTGATACTGAAACTGTATTATGTTGTTGTGTATACCCCAGGTGTCATGTAAGAACCTCTTCCCCCTGGACTTATTAGCAGCAAACTGGTGTTGTGTTCAAATTCGTTTTCTGCTTCAACTTTTCATGTATTGTTAGTCTTGAGGTGTAATTTGGCTCCTCCCTCAGCTCCATGCTATCCTGTATTGAAATAATGAAGAATTGGATCACCATATGTTTGGGTTGTTATGAAGAGATGCAGAGAGATTGTGTAGATTttagattttcttcttctctctctctttttatttttttatttttcctgtaaTCGCTGCATAAGTCATACTTTAAATCAAGGAGGTTCAAATATATCATCAGCAGATTGGACATAATTAGGAGGTAACTGGGCTATAGGTATTCCACCTACAATGTTAGAAGCAGCGGCCCATTTTACCTAGTTATTCGCCAGAAAAAACTACCAAGGTCTTGCCTACTGTCATTTATTACCGGAGAAATCAGCCAATTTGTTGAAAGATTTTGGTTGTAAAGTGCAAGTTCCTCATGTAGAGAATCTCTCGACAATGACATGGTGAAATCCTTGAGCTTTGGGTTCAATCTCAACTGATGATGCATCATAAGCTTCAACCATTGTAGGATTGAGAGTATTTTAGTGTACAAAAAAGAAGAGCATATATCACATTGAGTTCCACTGAGCCCATAGATGGGCTTGGAAATTTGGAATGCCTTAAGTTTTCTCGTCCCAGGCCAGGCTCTCTCTAGGTAAGTACTTACCTGACATTCCCATGATAGAGTTCACACTAcatacaaagaaaataaaatgaaaaatagaactACCAAGTTGGTCGGTTCTCATGTTTTTTTCATCAGTGTGAAGACAGTTTTTGAAGCAGTCCAATTGATGGATTGTAGTTGCAATGGTTCGAGTTCACATAAAAAGGTGTAATACTGCGATCTACTGATGAGGAAGCCGATGACCAATTCCAGATTTTGTTTCCTGGTAAATGTGGTATGATTTACTTCTCAAGAAATGGATTGAAAAAGCCAGATGGCCATTGGATGGAATCATGCGTGCTTCTGATGGTGTGTAGACCTCCCGCCAATGGTGATGATGATCGGTGGGCGGAGCTTGGTTAATTGGAGAGGGCATGTGGGGATGTGGTTGTGGTGGATGGATGATTATAAATCTAGATTTCCACATCCAACAAAACTTGAGGATACAAAGAAAATTTTGGGGAAAAAAAGAGGTAGAGAAGAGGTGAGAAGGACAGGAACGCCAGAGTGAGATTTCATACCGAAAGTGTAAAATTTAACATGTGGAAATTAGATTCTGGCTTGTTCTATTTTTACTGTCTCCACAAGATGGCCTAGTGGGGCAAGTGCAACCCCTAGTAAATTTCAAGGATGGCTCAGAAATAGTTTCACTGATCTATGTAAACTTGAACTAATTTGGATCTTCTAGAGTTCATGGGTTCAGTTCATATGTCTTTCTCTCTTCCACACTAGActttaggccttgtttggattgtaagatggtctcatcttatctcatctcaacatctaaatactACAAACACATAACacttctattttaaatttttaactttttcatttaattattatttaattattacaactttcccaaacttctattcaaaatacaaaaaacaattcaattttttttaaatttcaaaatgaaaataatattacaaatttatattctaataatattttaattttagaatatttttattcaactttttctctcttcttttttaaaactctataaaaatatcttaactccaacattttcattactattaataaatttctaatttcatctcatatcaacGTTCAGGCCTTATTTGAATTCgaaaagtgtttcatctcatcgcattttatcattataatttttttaaatttttacataaaatataataaataatttaaaaattttaaattttaatacaataataatattaaaaataatattttaacaatatttttttaatttttacctaaaattatcttattttatcccTAAACCTAAACCGACTAGAGTTCATGGGTCAACAAGGTGGGGGCAGAGCATTGATAATGGGATGCTTGGTGAAAGGCGGGGAGAGGTATCAATTAGCAGCATGCGCCGGGGGTATCTATTGGGTCAGTGAACAGTATGAGTGCGTGTTTTGTGGAGGGCCCTCCATAAATGATGCCTTCGCATCTGTATGGAACATAAATATGATGAGCTTTTGGCGGCTAGACTGTGTTTCCTCCGTAGGTCAACGTTCTTTCATGGGAGTCAGCAGCTGATCTCTATCTGTAGCACATCAATATTCATCACCAACTTAGGATGCAACCTTGTGTAGATATGATAATGAGGCTACCAAAATGAACCTGTATGCAAAGACGTGAAAGCTCAAAAACAAGAAAACGACAGTTTAACGGCCCAGCTGAGCATCAAGACTTTAAAGACTGAGAATGATTCAGCTGTGATCGAGTAGCATTAATGCTGGAACAGCTAGCTAGCACAAACTTGGAGTATCAATGGCTGAGTCCTTTCATGGAAGGTTGCCTTTCGCTAGACAAACTCACTCCTCCGGATGTTGGATATAGTTTTATTTTCGTCTCATAACATcagttaaatataaatatttttaaattaattattataattttttaaataaatattttaactttataaaattcaagcaggtttgataaatgaaaattatcatctcaaattcaaaattctcatcttatcattacacattttttaaatcattatacaaaatataataaataattcaacttttttaaataccaatataacttttttaaatctcaaaataataataatactaaaaataatattttaaactctcatctcaaactcaaaattatcaTATCTAGCTATCTCCAAACGTCataatctcactactattcacaaaattttcatctaatcttatttcctaaacaTACTCCATATTTGATTCTTTTAGGTCTTTCTTTTAATCTCCaagttttttttcccaaaaacgAGGACTAAGAATAAAATTAGAAATGCCGTCTCTCTTCCTAAAAGTAAGATGCTCTTTGAAAGAGTGGGTAAGTCTTACCTTTCCATTTTTCTCTGTGTTTTCTTCCattattctctttttttcccttccctttccatgtttttatatttgtgttattttactTTCCATAGCAATCTaagcaattattatttattttatatattaacactCATATAGTTATTATTCACAAgcattatttcataaaaaaaactccaCAAATATTTATCCTCTGTTAACAATAATAAGTAAGGTGTGATTCTTTATTAATTGGGATAGGAGATCACATTccacaataattaattaatgaattaatatgaaaaataactaAGAAGCCGACATGCACTTTAGTAGAAGTGAGAAAAGCAACCGGTGGCGCTTTAGTTGTGTTTGGTAAGTGAAATAGTCTgagactattttattattattcataaataatttattattatttataaattatttattacgatttttttttattagtattcACAGAAATTATCTCAGTTAAACATAGTTTAAGGCTTCATTTTGTTGTAAGATTCAGTTGAAATCAACTcagttcagtttaattttaaaatgagtCTAACGTCAAAACATTCAACTCTCAaactattaaatttatctcaactcaaaacttccTTATAAGTAGGacctacaatattttttaactcaacatatttttatacgtaagactcataatatttttcaatttttcataaatagtattaaactcatcttaacatttaaatacatttaaactcattttagatcgGTCTCATATAACTCATTTCACTTATTTaacttactattatttataaagaacttaaCTCATATCATTTCAACGTTTAAAAACAACcctaattaaagaag
Encoded here:
- the LOC122299514 gene encoding lysine histidine transporter-like 8, whose protein sequence is MEERPETELISIPATPRAVTPEIQTPSGQRSPRLQGKSSTAWTPTSFISPRFLSPIGTPMKRVLINMKGYLEEVGHLTKLNPQDAWLPITESRNGNAHYAAFHNLNAGIGFQALVLPVAFSFLGWSWGILSLTIAYCWQLYTLWILVQLHEAVPGKRYNRYVELAEAAFGERLGLWLALFPTIYLSAGTGTALILIGGETMKLFFQIVCGPLCSSNPLTTIEWYLVFTSLCIVLSQLPNLNSIAGLSLIGAVTAITYCTMVWVLSISQQRPPAISYEPLSLPSFTSSAFSVMNALGIVAFAFRGHNLALEIQATMPSTFKHPAHVPMWKGAKVAYLFIAMCLFPVAIGGFWAYGNLMPSGGILNALFAFHSQDIPRGLLAITFLLVVFNCLSSFQIYSMPVFDSFEASYTSRTNRPCSIWVRSGFRVFYGFINFFLGIALPFLSSIAGLLGGLTLPVTFAYPCFMWVLIKKPTKYSFNWYFNWILGWLGIAFSLAFSIGGIWSMVNSGLKLKFFKPI